A window of Pan paniscus chromosome 10, NHGRI_mPanPan1-v2.0_pri, whole genome shotgun sequence contains these coding sequences:
- the PHC1 gene encoding polyhomeotic-like protein 1 isoform X3, whose protein sequence is METESEQNSNSTNGSSSSGGSSRPQIAQMSLYERQAVQALQALQRQPNAAQYFHQFMLQQQLSNAQLHSLAAVQQVRGQQPAGPRGRGQALQATIAASRQASSPNTSTTQQQTTTTQASINLATTSAAQLISRSQSVSSPSATTLTQSVLLGNTTSPPLNQSQAQMYLRPQLGNLLQVNRTLGRNVPLASQLILMPNGAVAAVQQEVPSAQSPGVHADADQVQNLAVRNQQASAQGPQMQGSTQKAIPPGASPVSSLSQASSQALAVAQASSGATNQSLNLSQAGGGSGNSIPGSMGPGGGGQAHGGLGQLPSSGMGGGSCPRKGTGVVQPLPAAQTVTVSQGSQTEAESAAAKKAEADGSGQQNVGMNLTRTATPAPSQTLISSATYTQIQPHSLIQQQQQIHLQQKQVVIQQQIAIHHQQQFQHRQSQLLHTATHLQLAQQQQQQQQQQQQQQPQATTLTAPQPPQVPPTQQVPPSQSQQQAQTLVVQPMLQSSPLSLPPDAAPKPPIPIQSKPPVAPIKPPQLGAAKMSATQQPPPHIPVQVVGTRQPGTAQAQALGLAQLAAAVPTSRGMPGTVQSGQAHLASSPPSSQAPGALQECPPTLAPGMTLAPVQGTAHVVKGGATTSSPVVAQVPAAFYMQSVHLPGKPQTLAVKRKADSEEERDDVSTLGSMLPAKASPVAESPKVMDEKSSLGEKAESVANVNANTPSSELVALTPAPSVPPPTLAMVSRQMGDSKPPQAIVKPQILTHIIEGFVIQEGAEPFPVGCSQLLKESEKPLQTGLPTGLTENQSGGPLGVDSPSAELDKKANLLKCEYCGKYAPAEQFRGSKRFCSMTCAKRYNVSCSHQFRLKRKKMKEFQEANYARVRRRGPRRSSSDIARAKIQGKCHRGQEDSSRGSDNSSYDEALSPTSPGPLSVRAGHGERDLGNPNTAPPTPELHGINPVFLSSNPSRWSVEEVYEFIASLQGCQEIAEEFRSQEIDGQALLLLKEEHLMSAMNIKLGPALKICAKINVLKET, encoded by the exons ATGGAGACTGAGAGCGAGCAGAACTCCAATTCCACCAATGGGAGTTCCAGCTCAGGGGGCAGCTCTCGGCCCCAGATAGCTCAAATGTCACTATATGAACGACAAGCAGTGCAG GCTCTGCAAGCACTGCAGCGGCAGCCCAATGCAGCTCAGTATTTCCACCAGTTCATGCTCCAGCAGCAGCTCAGTAATGCCCAGCTGCATAGCCTGGCTGCCGTCCAGCAGGTGAGAGGTCAGCAGCCAGCTGGCCCGAGAGGGAGGGGACAGGCACTACAG GCCACAATTGCTGCCAGTCGGCAGGCCAGCTCCCCAAACACCAGCACTACACAGCAGCAGACTACCACCACCCAGGCCTCG ATCAATCTGGCCACCACATCGGCCGCCCAGCTCATCAGCCGATCCCAGAGTGTGAGCTCTCCCAGTGCTACCACCTTGACCCAATCTGTGCTACTGGGGAAcaccacctccccacccctcaaCCAGTCTCAGGCCCAGATGTATCTACGG CCACAGCTGGGAAACCTATTGCAGGTAAACCGAACCCTGGGTCGGAATGTGCCTCTAGCCTCCCAACTCATCCTGATGCCTAATGGGGCAGTGGCTGCAGTCCAGCAGGAGGTGCCATCTGCTCAGTCTCCTGGAGTTCATGCAGATGCAGATCAG GTTCAGAACTTGGCAGTAAGGAATCAACAGGCCTCAGCTCAAGGACCTCAGATGCAAGGCTCCACTCAGAAGGCCATTCCTCCAGGAGCCTCCCCTGTCTCTAGCCTCTCCCAGGCCTCTAGCCAGGCCCTAGCGGTGGCACAGGCTTCCTCTGGGGCCACAAACCAGTCCCTCAACCTTAGTCAAGCAGGTGGAGGCAGTGGGAATAGCATCCCGGGGTCCAtgggtccaggtggaggtggCCAGGCACATGGTGGTTTGGGTCAGTTGCCTTCCTCAGGAATGGGTGGTGGGAGCTGTCCCAGGAAGGGTACAGGAGTGGTGCAGCCCTTGCCTGCAGCCCAAACAGTGACTGTGAGCCAGGGCAGCCAGACAGAGGCAGAAAGTGCAGCAGCCAAGAAGGCAGAAGCAGATGGGAGTGGCCAGCAGAATGTGGGCATGAACCTGACACGGACAGCCACACCTGCGCCCAGCCAGACACTTATTAGCTCAG CCACCTACACACAGATCCAGCCCCATTCACTGATTCAGCAACAGCAACAGATCCACCTCCAGCAGAAACAGGTGGTGATCCAGCAGCAGATTGCCATCCACCACCAGCAGCAGTTCCAGCACCGGCAGTCCCAGCTCCTTCATACAGCTACACACCTCCAGTTggcgcagcagcagcagcaacaacagcaacagcagcaacagcagcagccgcAAGCCACCACCCTCACTGCCCCTCAGCCACCACAGGTCCCACCTACTCAGCAGGTCCCACCTTCCCAGTCCCAGCAGCAAGCCCAAACCCTGGTCGTTCAGCCCATGCTTCAGTCTTCACCCTTGTCTCTTCCACCTGATGCAGCCCCTAAGCCACCAATTCCCATCCAATCCAAACCACCTGTAGCACCTATCAAGCCACCTCAGTTAGGGGCTGCTAAGATGTCAGCTACCCAGCAACCACCACCCCATATCCCTGTGCAAGTTGTAGGCACTCGACAGCCAGGTACAGCCCAGGCACAGGCTTTGGGGTTGGCACAGCTGGCAGCTGCTGTACCTACTTCCCGGGGGATGCCAGGTACAGTGCAGTCTGGTCAGGCCCATTTGGCCTCCTCGCCACCTTCATCCCAGGCTCCTGGTGCACTGCAGGAGTGCCCTCCCACATTGGCCCCTGGGATGACCCTTGCTCCTGTGCAGGGGACAGCACATGTGGTAAAGGGTGGGGCTACCACCTCCTCACCTGTTGTAGCCCAGGTCCCTGCTGCCTTCTATATGCAGTCTGTGCACTTGCCG GGTAAACCCCAGACATTGGCTGTCAAACGCAAGGCTGACTCTGAGGAGGAGAGAGATGATGTTTCCACATTGGGTTCAATGCTTCCTGCCAAGGCATCTCCAGTAGCAGAAAGCCCAAAAGTCATGGACGAGAAGAGCAGTCTTGGAG AAAAAGCTGAATCCGTGGCTAATGTGAATGCTAATACTCCAAGCAGTGAACTAGTAGCCTTGACCCCCGCCCCTTCAGTACCGCCTCCTACACTAGCCATGGTGTCTAGACAAATGGGTGACTCAAAACCCCCACAGGCCATCGTGAAGCCCCAGATTCTCACCCACATCATTGAAGGCTTTGTTATCCAGGAAGGAGCAGAACCTTTCCCG GTGGGTTGTTCTCAGTTACTGAAGGAGTCTGAGAAGCCACTACAGACTGGCCTTCCGACAGGGCTGACTGAGAATCAGTCAGGTGGCCCTTTGGGAGTGGACAGCCCATCTGCTG AGTTAGATAAGAAGGCGAATCTCCTGAAGTGCGAGTACTGTGGGAAGTACGCCCCCGCAGAGCAGTTTCGTGGCTCTAAGAGGTTCTGCTCCATGACTTGCGCTAAGAG GTACAATGTGAGCTGTAGCCATCAGTTCCggctgaagaggaaaaaaatgaaagagtttCAAGAAGCCAACTATGCTCGCGTTCGCAGGCGTGGACCCCGCCGCAGCTCCTCTGACATTGCCCGTGCCAAGATTCAGGGCAAGTGCCACCGG GGTCAAGAAGACTCTAGCCGGGGTTCAGATAATTCCAGTTATGATGAAGCACTCTCTCCAACATCTCCTGGGCCTTTATCAGTAAGAGCTGGGCATGGAGAACGTGACCTGGGGAATCCCAATACAGCTCCACCTACACCGGAATTACATGGCATCAACCCTGTGTTCCTGTCCAGTAATCCCAGCCGTTGGAGTGTAGAGGAGGTGTACGAGTTTATTGCTTCTCTCCAAG GCTGCCAAGAGATTGCAGAGGAATTTCGCTCACAGGAGATTGATGGACAGGCCCTTTTATTACTTAAGGAAGAACATCTTATGAGTGCCATGAACATCAAGCTGGGCCCTGCCCTCAAGATCTGCGCCAAGATAAATGTCCTCAAGGAGACCTAA